In a single window of the Rhodamnia argentea isolate NSW1041297 chromosome 2, ASM2092103v1, whole genome shotgun sequence genome:
- the LOC115738582 gene encoding transcription factor JUNGBRUNNEN 1 — protein MVISSSIKREVSYRASKGMTSSDAANAKPEDEVPLPGFRFHPTDEELVGFYLRRKVDKKLIKIDHLINQIDIYKYDPWDLPKASSTGDKEWYFFCKRGRKYRNSIRPNRVTGSGFWKATGIDKPVYSQGGEGHECIGLKKTLVYYRGCAGKGTKTDWMMHEFRLPVDGPSPSSTIIDKSTPQEAEVWTVCRILKRNISYKKYTPDWRELPSKQPTATAMDPSSSKTCNMECSDQESYINFGAPVNVTDYHHNEKKPIVVGHRSTEKNQHQMQLGALGAFSSTSHLQAPSVASSSSQYGSDVMEHLNYENWDELRSVVEFAFDHHHH, from the exons ATGGTGATCTCTTCCTCGATAAAGAGAGAAGTTAGCTACAGGGCGAGCAAAGGAATGACATCGTCAGATGCAGCGAACGCGAAGCCGGAGGACGAAGTTCCCCTGCCGGGGTTTCGATTTCACCCGACGGATGAAGAGCTGGTAGGGTTTTATCTTCGCAGGAAAGTTGACAAGAAGCTCATCAAGATCGACCATCTTATCAACCAGATCGATATCTACAAATATGACCCCTGGGATCTCCCAA AAGCAAGTAGTACAGGAGATAAGGAGTGGTACTTCTTTTGCAAGAGGGGAAGAAAGTACAGGAACAGTATAAGACCTAACCGAGTCACGGGGTCCGGCTTTTGGAAAGCAACAGGCATCGACAAACCTGTGTACTCTCAGGGAGGAGAAGGCCATGAGTGCATCGGACTCAAGAAGACTCTTGTGTATTACCGCGGATGCGCTGGGAAAGGAACCAAAACCGATTGGATGATGCATGAGTTTCGTCTTCCCGTTGATGGCCCTAGCCCCAGCAGTACCATCATCGATAAATCCACTCCTCAAGAAGCT GAAGTTTGGACAGTATGTCGAATCTTAAAGCGCAACATCTCTTACAAGAAGTACACCCCAGATTGGAGAGAGCTACCAAGCAAACAACCTACAGCAACAGCAATGGATCCAAGCAGCTCTAAAACATGCAATATGGAGTGCAGTGACCAGGAAAGTTACATCAACTTTGGTGCTCCTGTAAATGTCACCGACTATCATCATAACGAAAAGAAGCCAATCGTGGTTGGTCATCGTTCGACCGAGAAGAACCAGCATCAAATGCAATTAGGTGCCTTAGGAGCATTCAGCTCAACTTCTCACTTGCAAGCTCCATCCGTAGCCTCGTCTTCCAGCCAGTATGGCTCGGATGTGATGGAGCACCTCAATTATGAGAACTGGGATGAGCTTAGATCTGTCGTAGAGTTCGCCtttgatcatcatcatcattag